A part of Sediminispirochaeta bajacaliforniensis DSM 16054 genomic DNA contains:
- a CDS encoding sugar ABC transporter substrate-binding protein, whose product MKKMLSSVMALVLFLVPFFVSAEGSQERTAESKSKEEVVIGFSFPTLREERWAAEKEIAIAYAKQQGVKLIVQDADTDANVQNQQIDNLITQDVDCLIIGPQDVNAMSSSLDAAKEAGIPVISYLRLIDNKGLTMFVGYDFTMIGEDMAKSATNSVPEGNYVVIAGDSGDNVSYQLRDGFYNVIQPKINSGDISVVYEQYIDTWSPENAMSNMENALTNEHNNIQAVLVENDTMAGACIQALKAQGLDGKVFVTGMDGDVAALQRIAEGSQSMTMLFEHDFIAKAAVDAAIDLAMGVDHQAVNGTVEAGGESVPAVLLSASKITSDTLYDIVIGKKLQKMEDVYKNVPKNRWPK is encoded by the coding sequence ATGAAGAAAATGTTATCAAGTGTAATGGCATTAGTTTTATTCTTAGTCCCGTTCTTCGTTAGCGCAGAAGGTTCGCAGGAACGCACGGCGGAGAGTAAGAGCAAGGAAGAGGTTGTCATCGGATTCTCTTTCCCTACATTGCGTGAGGAGCGTTGGGCTGCTGAAAAGGAAATTGCTATTGCATATGCAAAGCAGCAAGGTGTGAAGCTTATTGTCCAGGATGCCGATACCGATGCAAATGTACAGAATCAACAAATAGATAATCTGATAACTCAGGATGTGGATTGCCTCATTATCGGTCCTCAGGATGTTAATGCAATGTCTTCGAGTCTGGATGCCGCAAAGGAGGCCGGTATTCCGGTGATTTCGTATCTGCGGCTCATTGATAATAAAGGACTCACAATGTTTGTGGGATACGATTTTACCATGATAGGCGAAGATATGGCGAAAAGTGCAACTAATAGTGTACCAGAAGGTAACTACGTCGTGATTGCAGGAGACTCGGGAGATAATGTCTCCTATCAGCTGCGGGATGGTTTCTACAATGTCATTCAGCCGAAGATTAACAGCGGTGATATCAGTGTGGTGTATGAGCAGTACATCGATACCTGGTCGCCGGAGAACGCCATGTCAAATATGGAAAACGCACTTACCAATGAACATAACAACATTCAGGCTGTATTAGTTGAAAACGACACCATGGCAGGAGCCTGCATACAGGCACTAAAGGCACAGGGCCTTGATGGAAAGGTTTTTGTAACAGGAATGGATGGCGATGTGGCTGCTCTCCAGAGGATTGCCGAAGGAAGTCAAAGCATGACTATGCTTTTCGAACATGATTTTATTGCGAAAGCTGCCGTCGATGCGGCGATAGATCTTGCAATGGGTGTGGACCATCAGGCTGTTAATGGAACCGTTGAGGCCGGTGGTGAGTCGGTTCCTGCTGTTCTTCTGTCTGCCAGTAAGATAACTTCTGATACTTTGTACGATATCGTGATCGGGAAAAAACTGCAAAAGATGGAAGATGTATACAAAAACGTTCCGAAAAATCGGTGGCCTAAGTAG
- a CDS encoding sugar ABC transporter permease, with translation MKSLQTNSLENRYTLIKGIRSYAMVGALIVIWVLFAILTGGTFLSVRNLSNLFRLTGIKGILVIGMVGCLVSGEFDLSIGSVVGVTGAITALLQTQYDMNCVCAIAISLLAGLLIGVWQGYWIAYQNVPAFIVTLGGMMIFRGATVLVTKGCSIPVSNPDFALLGQEYLPGWLSILLGIICIGGFIFFEQGMRRRRSSYGFDITSKRVLFGKYFLVLVLVGGFVFGFNSYQGIPVPVLILLILYFIFAFLYNKTQYGRYIYAVGGNSKAAKLSGIDIRKVYMKVFVMMGFLSAVASNVLTSRLASATPNAGNSFEMDSIAACVIGGISLTGGRGMLFGALVGALVMTSLGNGMSLLNLTAAWQDVIKGLILLMAVWFDVSSNKQNR, from the coding sequence ATGAAGTCTTTGCAAACCAATTCTTTGGAAAATCGATACACGCTAATCAAAGGTATACGATCCTATGCAATGGTGGGGGCCTTGATCGTCATCTGGGTACTCTTTGCCATATTAACCGGTGGTACGTTTCTTTCAGTGCGAAATCTTTCCAACCTTTTTCGGCTTACCGGTATAAAAGGTATTCTGGTAATCGGCATGGTCGGCTGCCTTGTGTCAGGAGAGTTTGATCTTTCAATAGGATCTGTTGTCGGGGTAACCGGTGCCATTACCGCCTTGCTACAAACGCAGTATGATATGAATTGTGTATGTGCCATCGCTATTTCACTTTTGGCCGGATTACTCATAGGTGTGTGGCAGGGCTATTGGATAGCATATCAAAATGTTCCGGCTTTTATTGTGACCCTGGGGGGAATGATGATTTTTCGCGGGGCCACTGTTTTAGTAACGAAAGGATGTTCGATTCCCGTTTCCAATCCTGATTTTGCGCTGCTCGGGCAGGAATACCTTCCCGGATGGCTAAGCATCCTTCTCGGTATTATATGTATTGGCGGTTTTATATTCTTTGAACAGGGCATGCGGCGTAGGCGATCCTCATATGGCTTTGATATTACATCAAAAAGAGTACTCTTCGGAAAGTATTTCTTGGTACTAGTGTTGGTAGGAGGTTTTGTTTTCGGATTTAATTCGTATCAAGGTATTCCTGTTCCGGTGCTCATTTTGCTTATTCTCTATTTCATCTTTGCCTTTTTGTACAACAAGACACAATACGGCAGGTATATATATGCTGTAGGCGGTAATAGTAAGGCCGCGAAATTATCGGGTATTGATATTCGAAAGGTATATATGAAGGTCTTTGTTATGATGGGTTTTCTTTCGGCTGTGGCCAGCAATGTATTAACTTCAAGACTGGCATCTGCCACGCCGAATGCTGGAAATTCATTTGAGATGGATAGTATTGCGGCATGCGTCATAGGAGGAATTAGTCTGACCGGAGGACGGGGTATGCTCTTCGGAGCATTGGTCGGAGCTCTCGTTATGACAAGTCTTGGCAATGGAATGAGCCTGCTAAATCTGACTGCCGCCTGGCAGGATGTGATAAAGGGGCTGATATTACTTATGGCGGTTTGGTTTGATGTGTCCAGTAACAAACAGAATCGATAA
- a CDS encoding sugar ABC transporter ATP-binding protein: MDNRSFLVFERIVKGFSGVVVLNQVSFRVNRGEVHAIVGENGAGKSTLMKILAGVYPYGEYSGSVMFKGVEQHNRDTKQAEQAGISIIYQELELIPNMTVCENIFLGNEPETHGVIDYNCMRNESIKILQQLKSSISPDIPVEMLSVGQQQIVAIAKAISKNVEVIIFDEPTSALPDSDALILFDIIRSLKNDGITCLYISHKINRVLEISDTITVLRDGKSIITAPRREFDEHLIIKHMVGRDLTEQYPRKEHFPSDIVMEVRDLSVFDPAISKVLVDHVSFTVKKGEILGFAGLMGAGRTELFMGLFGAYERYEISGTVFIHGQKINIHKPYDAIKKGIGLVVEDRKERGLVMCMDIIRNSTLANIPNMVSWFRQIDSNKEIRETETYAKKLSLKYSGLEQLVQNLSGGNQQKVVIAKSLMTKPDVLILDEPTRGIDVKAKHDIYEIMNDLIDQGVAIVMISSELSEVIGMADRILVMCEGRLTGELSYTEATQERIMQYATASI; the protein is encoded by the coding sequence ATGGATAACCGTAGCTTTTTAGTATTTGAGAGAATAGTCAAAGGGTTTTCTGGTGTCGTTGTCCTGAATCAAGTAAGTTTTCGTGTTAACCGAGGCGAAGTCCATGCGATAGTCGGAGAAAACGGGGCCGGAAAATCTACCTTGATGAAAATATTGGCTGGAGTATATCCCTATGGCGAATATTCCGGCAGCGTCATGTTTAAAGGTGTTGAACAGCACAATAGGGACACCAAACAGGCTGAACAAGCGGGAATTAGCATCATATACCAGGAGCTTGAACTGATCCCCAATATGACAGTTTGTGAAAATATCTTCCTTGGAAATGAACCTGAAACGCATGGCGTTATTGACTATAACTGCATGCGAAATGAGTCAATCAAGATTCTTCAACAACTAAAATCCTCTATATCACCGGATATTCCTGTTGAGATGCTGAGTGTCGGACAACAGCAAATCGTTGCAATTGCAAAGGCAATTTCCAAAAACGTCGAGGTGATCATATTTGATGAACCTACTTCGGCCCTACCTGATTCCGACGCTCTCATTCTCTTCGACATCATACGTTCTTTAAAGAATGACGGCATTACCTGTCTGTATATTTCGCACAAGATTAATCGTGTCCTGGAAATAAGCGATACCATAACAGTGTTAAGAGACGGGAAAAGTATAATAACGGCCCCCAGAAGGGAGTTTGATGAGCATCTCATAATCAAACATATGGTAGGAAGGGATCTAACTGAGCAATATCCCCGAAAGGAACATTTCCCTTCGGATATTGTGATGGAGGTAAGAGACCTCAGTGTGTTTGACCCTGCGATCTCCAAGGTTTTGGTTGATCACGTCAGTTTTACCGTGAAAAAAGGTGAGATCCTGGGCTTTGCGGGACTTATGGGAGCCGGAAGAACGGAACTTTTCATGGGGTTATTCGGCGCATATGAGCGATACGAGATTTCGGGTACCGTCTTCATTCATGGACAAAAGATTAATATCCACAAACCGTATGATGCCATTAAAAAGGGTATTGGCTTGGTCGTTGAAGATCGAAAAGAACGGGGCCTTGTCATGTGTATGGATATTATAAGAAATTCTACCTTGGCAAATATTCCCAATATGGTTTCCTGGTTCAGGCAGATTGATTCCAATAAAGAGATTCGTGAAACCGAGACATATGCAAAGAAACTTTCTTTAAAGTACTCCGGATTAGAGCAGCTGGTCCAGAACCTCAGTGGTGGTAATCAACAGAAGGTTGTCATCGCAAAATCGCTGATGACGAAACCTGATGTTCTCATTCTTGATGAGCCTACCAGAGGAATCGACGTAAAAGCAAAACATGACATATACGAAATTATGAACGATCTGATTGATCAGGGGGTTGCTATTGTCATGATCTCTTCGGAATTATCGGAGGTCATTGGCATGGCCGATAGAATTCTGGTCATGTGTGAAGGTCGCCTAACTGGTGAGCTTTCATATACAGAAGCAACTCAGGAACGCATTATGCAATATGCGACTGCATCGATATAG